One uncultured Gellertiella sp. genomic window carries:
- a CDS encoding DUF1465 family protein has translation MSELGLNTISFAGRAAASSQFKALYTEGMSLVEETASYLDGNGRAAAKVLPRMASVLYAAESMRLTTRLMQMASWLLLQRAVNNGEMTRDQVLNEKRKVRLDSFNVDRNAPGWLDLPDSFRDLIERSLRLQNRVALLDREIYRPADPDIMNDNENSVQAQLSLLRTAFNVH, from the coding sequence ATGTCGGAACTTGGCCTTAACACTATCAGTTTTGCCGGTCGTGCTGCTGCGTCCTCGCAGTTCAAGGCACTCTACACCGAGGGCATGTCGCTCGTCGAAGAGACGGCCAGCTATCTGGATGGCAACGGTCGTGCCGCCGCCAAGGTTCTTCCCCGCATGGCTTCGGTTCTCTATGCGGCGGAATCGATGCGCCTCACCACCCGCCTGATGCAGATGGCCTCCTGGCTGCTGCTGCAGCGCGCCGTCAACAATGGCGAGATGACCCGCGACCAGGTGCTGAACGAAAAGCGCAAGGTGCGTCTGGACTCCTTCAATGTCGACCGCAATGCGCCGGGCTGGCTCGACCTGCCTGACTCCTTCCGCGACCTGATCGAGCGCTCGCTGCGCCTGCAGAACCGCGTTGCCCTTCTCGACCGCGAAATCTATCGCCCGGCCGATCCCGATATCATGAACGACAATGAAAACAGCGTCCAGGCCCAGCTGAGCCTGCTGCGCACCGCCTTCAACGTTCACTGA
- the tkt gene encoding transketolase: MISRETHNRMANAIRFLSMDAVEKANSGHPGLPMGAADIATVLFTRCMNFDPLNPLWPDRDRFVLSAGHGSMLLYSVLHLTGYPDMTMDEIRNFRQMGAKTAGHPEYGHATGIETTTGPLGQGIANAVGMAIAERKLRTEFGSDLQSHFTFTLVGDGCLMEGISQEAIALAGHLKLNKLIVIWDDNNISIDGPISISDSTDQHARFRASGWNTIAIDGHDPDAIFAAIEAAKTSDKPTMIAAKTVIGFGAPNKAGTHKVHGSPLGAEEIAAARVSLGWEAEAFSVPADVLSFWREAGARGAKLRDAWTARLEASDMKVEFSRRFAGTLPGTLDGAIADYKKKLAETRPTVATRKASEDALEVINGVLVETIGGSADLTGSNNTKTSQTTSITPADFTGRYLHYGIREHGMAAAMNGMALHGGLIPYSGGFLIFSDYCRPSIRLAALMGIRVIHVLTHDSIGLGEDGPTHQPVEHMAALRAIPNLMMFRPADATETAECWQIALEHQHRPSGIALTRQNLMAVRTSYSENNLSALGAYEVASADNAPVTIFASGSEVEIALKGKDLLAARGIAARVVSVPCFELFAEQSAEYRKTVIGNSPVKIAVEAAIRQGWDTFIGSDGTFIGMTGFGASGPYKELYAHFGITPEAVADAAQTKLA, from the coding sequence ATGATCTCTCGCGAAACACATAACCGCATGGCCAATGCGATCCGCTTCCTGTCCATGGATGCCGTCGAAAAGGCCAATTCCGGCCATCCCGGCCTGCCGATGGGCGCGGCGGATATCGCGACCGTGCTCTTCACGCGCTGCATGAATTTTGATCCGCTGAACCCGCTCTGGCCGGATCGCGACCGTTTCGTGCTGTCGGCCGGCCATGGCTCGATGCTGCTCTATTCGGTGCTGCATCTGACCGGCTATCCCGACATGACCATGGACGAGATCCGCAACTTCCGCCAGATGGGCGCGAAGACCGCCGGGCACCCGGAATATGGCCATGCGACCGGCATCGAGACCACGACCGGTCCGCTCGGCCAGGGCATTGCCAATGCCGTCGGCATGGCGATTGCCGAGCGCAAGCTGCGCACCGAATTCGGCTCCGACCTGCAGAGCCACTTTACGTTCACCCTCGTTGGCGACGGCTGCCTGATGGAAGGCATCAGCCAGGAAGCGATTGCGCTTGCCGGGCACCTGAAGCTGAACAAGCTGATCGTGATCTGGGACGACAACAATATCTCGATTGACGGGCCGATCTCGATTTCCGATTCCACCGACCAGCACGCCCGCTTCCGGGCCTCCGGCTGGAACACGATTGCCATCGACGGCCATGACCCGGACGCGATCTTTGCCGCCATCGAAGCGGCCAAGACCTCGGACAAGCCGACAATGATTGCCGCCAAGACCGTGATCGGCTTTGGCGCACCGAACAAGGCCGGCACCCACAAGGTGCATGGCTCGCCGCTCGGTGCGGAAGAAATTGCCGCCGCCCGCGTCTCGCTCGGCTGGGAAGCCGAAGCCTTCAGCGTGCCCGCCGATGTCCTGTCCTTCTGGCGCGAGGCAGGTGCGCGCGGTGCAAAGCTGCGCGACGCCTGGACCGCGCGGCTTGAAGCCAGCGACATGAAGGTGGAATTCAGCCGCCGCTTTGCCGGCACCCTGCCCGGCACGCTCGATGGCGCGATTGCCGACTACAAGAAGAAGCTGGCGGAAACCAGGCCCACGGTTGCCACCCGCAAGGCATCGGAAGACGCGCTCGAGGTGATCAATGGCGTGCTGGTGGAAACCATCGGCGGATCTGCCGACCTCACCGGCTCCAACAACACCAAGACCAGCCAGACCACGTCGATCACCCCTGCCGACTTCACCGGACGCTACCTGCATTACGGCATCCGCGAGCACGGCATGGCCGCAGCGATGAACGGCATGGCGCTGCATGGCGGTCTGATCCCCTATTCCGGTGGCTTCCTGATCTTCTCCGATTACTGCCGTCCGTCGATCCGGCTTGCCGCCCTGATGGGCATCCGCGTCATCCACGTGCTGACCCATGATTCCATCGGCCTTGGCGAAGATGGCCCGACCCACCAGCCGGTCGAGCACATGGCGGCGCTGCGCGCCATTCCGAACCTGATGATGTTCCGCCCGGCGGATGCAACGGAAACCGCCGAATGCTGGCAGATCGCGCTGGAACACCAGCACCGCCCCTCCGGCATCGCGCTCACCCGCCAGAACCTGATGGCGGTGCGCACCAGCTATTCGGAAAACAACCTGTCGGCGCTCGGTGCCTATGAAGTGGCAAGTGCCGACAATGCGCCGGTGACGATCTTTGCCTCCGGATCGGAAGTGGAAATCGCGCTGAAGGGCAAGGATCTTCTCGCCGCCCGTGGCATTGCTGCCCGCGTTGTCTCGGTTCCTTGCTTCGAGCTGTTTGCCGAACAGAGCGCTGAATACCGCAAGACGGTCATCGGCAATTCACCGGTCAAGATCGCTGTCGAAGCGGCCATCCGCCAGGGCTGGGATACATTCATCGGCTCCGACGGCACCTTCATCGGCATGACCGGCTTTGGCGCATCGGGCCCCTACAAGGAGCTCTATGCCCATTTCGGCATCACGCCGGAAGCGGTTGCGGATGCCGCGCAAACGAAACTCGCATAA
- a CDS encoding phosphoglycerate kinase — protein MAAFKTLDDLTQISGKRVLVRVDLNVPVADGKVSDATRIERVAPTILELSSRGAKVILLAHFGRPKGAPEPDMSLGLIVAAVEAVLDRPVGFAADCIGDAAAAAVGRMADGDILLLENTRFHKGEEKNDADFTAALAANGDLYVNDAFSAAHRAHASTEGLAHLLPAYAGRTMQAELEALERGLGNPVRPVVAIVGGAKVSTKIDLLSNLVKRVDALVIGGGMANTFIAARGTNVGKSLCEHDLAATARQIMIDAASAGCAIVLPVDGVVAREFKAGAAHEVVDITAIPADAMVLDVGPKSVAAVNEWISKASTLVWNGPLGAFEIPPFDTATVSAARHAADCTKAGKLTSVAGGGDTVSALNHAGVVEDFSYVSTAGGAFLEWMEGKVLPGVAILSARK, from the coding sequence ATGGCGGCTTTCAAGACCCTCGACGATCTCACCCAGATTTCCGGCAAGCGCGTGCTCGTGCGCGTCGATCTCAATGTACCCGTGGCCGATGGCAAGGTGTCGGATGCGACCCGCATCGAGCGCGTGGCACCGACGATCCTCGAACTGTCGTCCAGGGGCGCGAAGGTCATCCTGCTTGCCCATTTCGGCCGTCCGAAGGGCGCGCCGGAGCCGGACATGTCGCTCGGCCTGATCGTCGCCGCCGTGGAAGCGGTGCTTGACCGCCCGGTGGGTTTTGCCGCCGATTGCATCGGCGACGCCGCCGCTGCCGCTGTCGGCAGGATGGCCGATGGCGATATCCTGCTGCTTGAAAACACCCGTTTCCACAAGGGCGAGGAAAAGAACGACGCGGATTTCACCGCAGCCCTTGCCGCCAATGGCGATCTCTATGTCAATGACGCCTTCTCGGCCGCCCACCGCGCCCATGCCTCCACCGAAGGCCTTGCCCATCTGCTGCCGGCCTATGCCGGGCGCACCATGCAGGCCGAACTGGAGGCGCTGGAAAGGGGCCTCGGCAATCCCGTCCGCCCGGTGGTTGCCATCGTCGGCGGGGCGAAGGTTTCGACCAAGATCGACCTGCTCTCCAATCTCGTCAAGCGGGTCGATGCGCTCGTCATCGGCGGCGGCATGGCCAATACCTTCATCGCCGCCCGCGGCACCAATGTCGGCAAGTCGCTGTGCGAACACGACCTTGCCGCCACCGCCAGGCAGATCATGATCGATGCGGCCAGTGCCGGCTGCGCCATCGTTCTGCCGGTCGACGGCGTGGTTGCCCGCGAATTCAAGGCCGGGGCCGCCCATGAAGTGGTCGACATCACTGCCATTCCCGCCGACGCCATGGTGCTCGATGTCGGGCCGAAATCCGTCGCCGCAGTCAATGAATGGATCTCGAAGGCCTCGACCCTGGTCTGGAACGGCCCGCTCGGCGCCTTCGAAATCCCGCCCTTCGACACCGCCACCGTTTCGGCAGCCCGTCATGCGGCAGACTGCACGAAGGCCGGCAAGCTGACCTCGGTTGCCGGCGGCGGCGATACCGTCTCGGCACTGAACCATGCCGGCGTGGTCGAGGACTTCTCCTATGTCTCGACCGCAGGCGGTGCCTTCCTCGAATGGATGGAAGGCAAGGTCCTGCCGGGCGTCGCCATCCTGTCGGCCCGGAAATAA
- a CDS encoding flagellar motor protein MotA, protein MNSIDASLSGIEEARPGRYGKKLSSPMPFFWTMILFLIIVAFIAAILYRQAHAAFMANPGLNSLILGVLAIGIILVFSHVLSLRPEVNWFNSFRAAGHADRVGREPKLLAPMRALIGNQERMAISTTALRSILDSIATRLDESRDTSRYLIGLLVFLGLLGTFWGLLGTIASINQVIQTLDPGTGDSGSVLLALKEGLSAPLSGMGTAFSSSLLGLSGSLILGFLDLQAGRSQNRFYTELEDWLSSVTDVNHDRQPVAKAVSAAPIEELRAITEHLQRMTLEGGDSGRLSEATAHLAEGIQGLVKTMRGEQQMLRSWIEAQQEEAKAMRRTLDRLADRLKER, encoded by the coding sequence ATGAACAGCATCGACGCATCCCTTTCAGGCATAGAGGAAGCCCGGCCCGGTCGTTACGGCAAGAAACTGTCGAGCCCGATGCCGTTCTTCTGGACGATGATCCTGTTTCTCATCATCGTCGCCTTCATTGCCGCCATTCTCTACCGGCAGGCGCATGCCGCCTTCATGGCCAATCCGGGGCTGAACAGCCTCATTCTCGGGGTGCTCGCCATCGGCATCATCCTGGTCTTCAGCCATGTGCTGAGCCTTCGCCCCGAGGTCAACTGGTTCAACTCCTTCCGCGCCGCCGGTCATGCCGACCGGGTGGGCCGCGAGCCGAAACTGCTGGCACCGATGCGGGCGCTGATCGGCAATCAGGAGCGGATGGCGATTTCCACCACGGCCTTGCGCTCGATCCTTGATTCGATAGCAACGCGGCTCGATGAATCCCGCGATACCTCGCGTTACCTGATCGGCCTTCTTGTCTTTCTCGGGCTGCTCGGCACCTTCTGGGGCCTGCTCGGCACGATTGCCTCGATCAATCAGGTGATCCAGACGCTGGACCCCGGCACCGGCGACAGCGGTTCGGTGCTGCTGGCGCTGAAGGAAGGGCTTTCCGCGCCGCTGTCCGGCATGGGCACCGCCTTTTCCTCGTCACTGCTCGGCCTCTCGGGGTCGCTGATCCTCGGCTTCCTCGATCTGCAGGCCGGTCGCTCGCAGAACCGTTTCTATACCGAGCTTGAAGACTGGCTGTCCTCCGTCACCGACGTCAACCACGACCGCCAGCCCGTCGCCAAGGCCGTCAGTGCTGCGCCGATCGAGGAGTTGCGGGCGATTACCGAACATTTGCAGCGCATGACGCTCGAAGGCGGCGACAGCGGCCGGTTGAGCGAGGCAACCGCGCATCTGGCGGAAGGCATCCAGGGGCTGGTGAAAACCATGCGCGGCGAACAGCAGATGCTGCGCAGCTGGATCGAGGCGCAGCAGGAAGAAGCCAAGGCCATGCGCCGCACGCTCGACAGGCTTGCCGACCGGCTGAAGGAGCGCTGA
- a CDS encoding DUF1192 domain-containing protein: protein MSLFDDDRPAKKLAHEIGCDLTLLSADELSARIALLETEIQRLSAEKQTKMRGRLAAESLFKS from the coding sequence ATGAGCCTTTTTGACGACGACCGGCCCGCAAAAAAGCTGGCGCACGAGATCGGCTGCGATCTCACGCTGCTGTCCGCCGATGAGCTTTCCGCGCGGATTGCCCTGCTGGAAACGGAGATCCAGCGGCTTTCGGCTGAAAAACAGACCAAAATGCGCGGACGCCTCGCCGCAGAGAGCCTGTTCAAATCCTGA
- the rpmE gene encoding 50S ribosomal protein L31: MKAQIHPDYHMIKVVMTDGTEYETRSTWGSEGAVMNLEIDSKSHPAWTGGNQQLMDRGGRVSKFNKRFSGLGL; the protein is encoded by the coding sequence ATGAAGGCTCAAATCCATCCCGACTACCACATGATCAAAGTGGTCATGACCGATGGCACCGAATACGAAACCCGTTCGACCTGGGGTTCGGAAGGCGCTGTCATGAATCTTGAAATCGACAGCAAGTCCCACCCGGCCTGGACCGGTGGCAACCAGCAGCTGATGGACCGCGGTGGCCGCGTTTCCAAGTTCAACAAGCGCTTCAGCGGCCTCGGCCTCTAA
- a CDS encoding ABC transporter transmembrane domain-containing protein, with translation MADIQETKRRSMRPLMVLVPYILRYRGMVTGAVVFLGLAAATTLALPAAVRQMVDKGFTEGDGGTSINQTFGLLVLMAVVLAMASALRYYFVITIGERIVADLRRDVFNHVIRLSPSFFDVNQSGEIVSRLTADTTQIKSAVGATASMALRNTILCLGAVGMMIVTSPKLSGLVLATIPVIVFPLVAFGRSVRARSRAAQDTLAEASAFAGETISSTRTVQAFNGEEAANSRYAGSVEEAYEAARAAIRSRSFLTGFAIAMIFGSVVGVLWYGAHSVLDHSLSAGTLGQFLLYSVIAGGALGALSEVWGEFAQASGAAERLSELLKEVPDIAAPPSPALLPSPATGSVVFRDVHFAYPSRPGKETLSGLSFSIRPGETVAIVGPSGAGKSTIFSLVLRFYDPLSGAIAFDGVDIRSADPGALRSRMAIVPQDVTIFSGSIEDNIAFGTAGATRAMVEQAARAAQAEEFIARLDRGYDTEVGERGITLSGGQRQRIAIARAILKNAPVLLLDEATSALDAESETLVQKALDGLMRDRTTLVIAHRLATVLKADRILVIDRGRIAEEGTHDSLIRQGGLYARLAKLQFDHGSRAFEAEGI, from the coding sequence ATGGCAGATATTCAAGAGACAAAACGTCGTTCGATGCGGCCCCTGATGGTGCTCGTCCCCTATATCCTGCGCTATCGCGGCATGGTCACGGGGGCCGTTGTGTTTCTCGGGCTGGCGGCAGCAACCACGCTGGCCCTGCCCGCCGCCGTCCGCCAGATGGTCGACAAGGGGTTTACCGAGGGTGATGGCGGCACCTCGATCAACCAGACCTTCGGCCTGCTGGTGCTGATGGCAGTGGTTCTCGCCATGGCCAGTGCACTGCGCTATTATTTCGTCATCACCATCGGCGAGCGGATTGTCGCCGACCTGCGCCGCGACGTGTTCAACCACGTCATCCGCCTGTCGCCGTCGTTTTTCGATGTCAACCAGTCGGGCGAAATCGTCTCGCGGCTGACCGCCGACACCACCCAGATCAAATCCGCCGTCGGTGCCACCGCCTCGATGGCGCTGCGCAACACCATTCTCTGCCTTGGCGCGGTCGGCATGATGATCGTCACCAGCCCGAAACTTTCCGGTCTGGTGCTGGCCACCATTCCCGTCATCGTCTTTCCGCTGGTCGCCTTCGGTCGCTCGGTGCGCGCCCGCTCCCGCGCCGCGCAGGATACGCTTGCCGAGGCCTCCGCCTTTGCCGGCGAGACGATCTCCTCCACCCGCACCGTCCAGGCCTTCAATGGCGAGGAAGCCGCCAACAGCCGCTATGCGGGGTCGGTCGAGGAAGCCTATGAGGCGGCACGGGCGGCGATCAGGTCGCGCTCCTTCCTCACCGGCTTTGCCATTGCAATGATCTTCGGCAGCGTCGTCGGCGTGCTCTGGTACGGGGCCCACAGCGTGCTCGACCATTCGCTGTCAGCTGGCACGCTCGGCCAGTTCCTGCTCTATTCGGTGATCGCAGGCGGCGCGCTTGGTGCTCTTTCCGAGGTCTGGGGCGAATTTGCGCAAGCCTCGGGTGCCGCCGAACGGCTGTCGGAGCTCTTGAAGGAAGTGCCGGACATCGCCGCCCCCCCTTCGCCTGCCCTGCTGCCATCGCCGGCCACGGGCAGCGTTGTCTTCCGCGACGTGCATTTCGCCTACCCGTCGCGTCCGGGCAAGGAGACCCTGTCCGGCCTCTCCTTTTCCATCAGGCCCGGCGAAACGGTCGCCATTGTCGGCCCGTCCGGTGCCGGCAAGAGCACGATCTTCTCGCTGGTGCTGCGTTTCTACGATCCGCTCTCCGGCGCCATCGCCTTTGATGGCGTGGATATCCGCAGTGCCGATCCCGGCGCGCTTCGCTCCCGCATGGCGATCGTGCCGCAGGATGTGACGATCTTTTCCGGCTCCATCGAGGACAATATCGCCTTCGGTACGGCGGGTGCCACCCGCGCCATGGTCGAACAGGCCGCCCGCGCCGCCCAGGCGGAAGAATTCATCGCCCGGCTCGACCGGGGCTATGATACCGAGGTTGGCGAACGCGGGATAACGCTGTCAGGCGGCCAGCGCCAGCGCATCGCCATTGCCCGCGCCATCCTGAAAAATGCCCCCGTGCTGCTGCTCGATGAGGCAACCTCCGCCCTGGATGCGGAAAGCGAAACGCTGGTGCAGAAGGCACTCGATGGCCTGATGCGCGACCGCACGACGCTGGTCATCGCCCATCGGCTGGCAACGGTGCTGAAGGCGGACCGGATCCTGGTCATCGACCGCGGGCGCATCGCCGAGGAGGGCACCCATGACAGCCTGATCCGCCAGGGCGGGCTTTACGCCCGGCTCGCCAAACTGCAGTTCGACCACGGCAGCCGCGCCTTTGAAGCGGAAGGGATCTGA
- the gap gene encoding type I glyceraldehyde-3-phosphate dehydrogenase, with amino-acid sequence MTVKVGINGFGRIGRNVLRAIIESGRTDIEVVAINDLGPVETNAHLIRYDSVHGRFPGKVTVSGDTIDVGRGPIKVTAIRDPKDLPWANVDIALECTGLFVTRDKASAHLANGSKRVLVSAPADNADKTIVFGVNHNTLTKDDLVVSNASCTTNCLAPVAYVLNKAFGIEKGYMTTVHSYTGDQPTLDTMHKDLYRGRAAALSMIPTSTGAAKAVGLVLPELAGKLDGAAIRVPTPNVSVVDLKFIPSRNVTAAEVNAAVKAAAEGELKGILGYVEEPLVSIDFNHDSHSSSFAADQTKVLEGNFVRILSWYDNEWGFSNRMSDTAVAMGKLI; translated from the coding sequence ATGACTGTAAAAGTAGGCATCAACGGTTTTGGCCGCATTGGCCGCAACGTGCTGCGCGCGATCATCGAATCCGGTCGCACCGACATTGAAGTCGTTGCCATCAACGACCTCGGCCCGGTCGAAACCAACGCGCACCTGATCCGCTATGACAGCGTGCATGGCCGGTTCCCCGGCAAGGTCACCGTATCCGGCGACACCATCGATGTCGGCCGCGGCCCGATCAAGGTCACCGCGATCCGCGATCCCAAGGACCTGCCCTGGGCCAATGTCGACATCGCGCTCGAATGCACCGGCCTGTTCGTCACCAGGGACAAGGCATCCGCCCATCTCGCCAACGGCTCCAAACGCGTGCTGGTGTCGGCCCCTGCCGACAATGCCGACAAGACCATCGTTTTCGGCGTCAACCACAACACGCTGACCAAGGACGATCTCGTCGTTTCGAACGCCTCCTGCACCACCAACTGCCTGGCGCCGGTGGCCTATGTGCTGAACAAGGCCTTCGGCATCGAGAAGGGCTACATGACCACGGTTCACTCCTACACGGGTGACCAGCCGACGCTCGACACCATGCACAAGGACCTCTACCGTGGCCGTGCTGCCGCCCTGTCGATGATCCCGACCTCGACCGGTGCCGCCAAGGCCGTCGGTCTGGTGCTGCCGGAACTGGCAGGCAAGCTCGATGGTGCCGCGATCCGCGTGCCGACCCCGAATGTCTCGGTTGTCGACCTGAAGTTCATTCCGTCGCGCAACGTCACCGCCGCCGAAGTCAATGCCGCCGTCAAGGCCGCTGCCGAAGGCGAGCTGAAGGGCATTCTCGGCTATGTCGAGGAGCCGCTGGTCTCGATCGACTTCAACCACGACAGCCATTCCTCGAGCTTTGCCGCCGACCAGACCAAGGTGCTGGAAGGCAATTTCGTCCGCATCCTGTCCTGGTACGACAACGAGTGGGGCTTCTCCAACCGCATGTCGGACACCGCCGTGGCGATGGGCAAGCTGATCTGA
- a CDS encoding Flp family type IVb pilin produces the protein MSLFIKRFLKDESGATAIEYGLIAALISVALIAGATALGGQIGTTLTTIKTTMNTATKVAP, from the coding sequence ATGTCCCTGTTTATAAAGCGTTTTCTCAAAGACGAATCCGGCGCGACCGCCATCGAGTACGGCCTCATCGCCGCCCTCATTTCAGTGGCTCTGATTGCAGGCGCCACCGCGCTCGGCGGCCAGATCGGCACAACCTTGACCACCATCAAGACCACGATGAACACTGCAACCAAAGTTGCACCCTGA
- a CDS encoding MFS transporter, giving the protein MKSNILPVLALLLGTLFLYLGNGLHGLLLPVRGAAEGYPTTDLGLLGTSWATGFVAGCLLAPQVVRRIGHARAFSGFISLIAIIALLTGILVDPLWWIALRAVTGFCTAGTSMIIESWLNERATNKSRGMIFSLYVTITLIGAVGGQLVIPFADVTTPILFMVCGIFYCVAMLPTTLSNAVTPQPLKSVRLDLGALYRNSPVSFIGILLIGTANGAFGTLGAVFGAKAGLSQSSIAVMMSTTIFAGALMQLPAGRLSDRIDRRYVLIVLSGLAALAGLMVVILHPSNVTVLIAMIAVYGATANALYPIAVAHANDFAAPEEFVKVSGGLLLLYGIGTVIGPTIGGPVMTVLGPYALFLVTGFAHVFVVIYAMIRSRIRKAVPAGNRESFTATGAGPLTTPESLTLNPRAAPLPDHDISGEEMSPGGAI; this is encoded by the coding sequence ATAAAGAGTAACATTCTGCCGGTTCTGGCGCTGCTGCTTGGTACACTGTTTCTCTATCTTGGCAATGGCCTTCACGGGCTGCTGTTGCCGGTGCGCGGGGCGGCGGAGGGCTATCCGACCACCGATCTCGGCCTGCTCGGCACCTCCTGGGCCACCGGCTTTGTCGCGGGCTGCCTGCTCGCCCCGCAGGTGGTGCGCCGCATCGGCCACGCCCGTGCCTTTTCCGGCTTCATCTCGCTGATCGCCATCATCGCGCTTCTGACCGGCATTCTCGTTGATCCCCTCTGGTGGATCGCGCTTCGCGCCGTCACCGGCTTTTGCACCGCAGGCACATCGATGATCATCGAAAGCTGGCTGAACGAGCGGGCGACCAACAAGAGCCGCGGCATGATCTTCTCGCTCTATGTCACCATCACCCTGATCGGGGCGGTGGGCGGCCAGTTGGTCATTCCCTTCGCCGACGTGACGACACCGATCCTGTTCATGGTCTGCGGCATCTTCTATTGCGTGGCGATGCTGCCGACGACGCTGTCCAATGCCGTCACCCCGCAGCCGCTGAAATCGGTCAGGCTCGATCTCGGCGCGCTCTATCGCAATTCGCCGGTATCCTTCATCGGCATCCTGCTGATCGGCACCGCCAACGGGGCCTTCGGCACGCTCGGTGCGGTCTTCGGGGCCAAGGCCGGGCTGTCGCAATCCTCCATCGCGGTGATGATGAGTACCACGATCTTTGCCGGCGCGCTGATGCAGCTGCCCGCAGGCCGCCTCTCCGACAGGATCGACCGGCGCTATGTGCTGATCGTCCTGTCCGGCCTCGCCGCCCTTGCCGGGCTGATGGTGGTGATCCTCCATCCCTCGAATGTCACGGTGCTGATTGCGATGATCGCCGTCTACGGCGCCACCGCCAATGCGCTCTACCCGATCGCCGTGGCCCATGCCAACGACTTCGCCGCGCCGGAGGAATTCGTCAAGGTATCGGGCGGGCTGCTGCTGCTCTATGGCATCGGCACGGTGATCGGACCGACCATCGGTGGCCCGGTGATGACGGTGCTTGGCCCCTATGCGCTTTTCCTCGTCACCGGCTTTGCCCATGTCTTCGTGGTGATCTACGCGATGATCCGCAGCCGCATCCGCAAGGCGGTCCCTGCAGGCAACCGCGAATCCTTCACCGCAACAGGGGCCGGTCCCTTGACAACACCGGAGAGCCTGACGCTCAATCCGCGTGCAGCCCCCCTGCCCGACCATGACATCAGTGGCGAAGAGATGAGCCCCGGAGGTGCGATATGA
- a CDS encoding peptidoglycan -binding protein → MALARNRRTQRSVDYWPGFVDALSTLLLSIMFLLTVFVLAQFVLSREISGKDEVLTRLNSQINELTQALALEKSGKQDLEDTLASLQSSLSASETERSRLQQLLTSGNGGAATAEARISALSSGLDAEKKISARAMSQVELLNQQIAALRSQIAAIEQALQASESRDQASRTKIADLGHRLNIALAQRVQELNRYRSDFFGRLREILSDRENIRIVGDRFVFQSEVLFPSGGNVLNPQGEAEMAKLADAVIELAKEIPPEINWVLRVDGHTDNVPLSGTGKFADNWELSSARATSVVKFLISKGVAPNRLAAAGFGEFQPIAEGDTDEARAANRRIELKLTEK, encoded by the coding sequence ATGGCGCTTGCCCGCAACCGCCGCACCCAGCGCTCGGTCGATTACTGGCCGGGCTTTGTCGACGCCCTCTCGACGCTGCTTTTGTCGATCATGTTCCTGCTGACCGTCTTCGTGCTGGCGCAGTTCGTCCTGAGCCGTGAAATCAGCGGCAAGGACGAGGTGCTGACCCGCCTGAACAGCCAGATCAACGAGCTCACCCAGGCACTGGCGCTGGAAAAGAGCGGCAAGCAGGATCTGGAAGACACGCTCGCCAGCCTGCAATCCTCGCTTTCGGCCTCGGAGACCGAGCGCAGCCGCCTGCAGCAATTGCTGACCTCCGGCAATGGCGGCGCGGCGACGGCGGAGGCGCGGATCAGCGCGCTGTCGAGCGGGCTTGATGCGGAGAAGAAGATTTCCGCCCGGGCGATGAGCCAGGTGGAGCTGCTGAACCAGCAGATTGCCGCGCTTCGCAGCCAGATCGCCGCCATCGAGCAGGCGCTCCAGGCCTCCGAATCGCGCGACCAGGCCTCGCGCACCAAGATCGCCGATCTCGGCCACCGGCTGAACATCGCGCTGGCGCAACGCGTGCAGGAACTGAACCGCTACCGTTCGGATTTCTTTGGCCGTCTGCGCGAAATCCTTTCCGACCGCGAAAATATCCGGATCGTCGGCGACCGCTTCGTCTTCCAGTCGGAAGTGCTGTTTCCCTCCGGCGGCAATGTGCTGAACCCGCAGGGAGAAGCCGAAATGGCAAAGCTTGCCGATGCCGTCATCGAGCTGGCGAAGGAAATTCCGCCTGAGATCAACTGGGTGCTGCGTGTCGATGGCCATACCGACAATGTGCCGCTGTCGGGCACCGGCAAATTCGCCGACAACTGGGAATTGTCTTCCGCCCGCGCCACCTCGGTGGTGAAGTTCCTGATTTCGAAGGGCGTCGCCCCCAACCGGCTGGCAGCGGCAGGCTTCGGCGAATTCCAGCCGATTGCCGAAGGCGACACCGACGAGGCGCGTGCCGCAAACCGCCGGATCGAACTGAAGCTGACGGAAAAGTAG